A window of the Polaribacter sp. HaHaR_3_91 genome harbors these coding sequences:
- a CDS encoding serine hydrolase yields the protein MNKRKIVSGIIIILLSYLFYWAFEPYSLNPFSDKPISLSESQNHLNCNNLNSFSFKADSIINSAINKNEFLATSTAVYSEKCGNWLSTAGFLNKGNQEKPSKNSQFRIASVSKPMTAIAILQLYEKGKINLDLPIQNYLPEFPKKKKGEITIRQLLNHTSGIPHYKSDLGIFNFTHYDNCEKALEKFENRELVFKPDTEFLYSSFGYTLLGAILEKVSGKSYQTYMHENIWKPANMTNTNLKQTKTNVYIKLGNHFYRSPKNDLSYTYSGGGIQSTAEDLLKFGKGVLNYKFLNPSTTKLMIQLTNNSKEMEYTFGWDNWKSPKFGKVIEHNGTQVGSSSYFRIYFDKKVVVATLANNLNSSEAVRNLSIKLSYLLLEMEKE from the coding sequence ATGAACAAACGAAAAATAGTTTCAGGAATAATTATAATTCTACTTTCCTATTTGTTCTATTGGGCTTTTGAGCCTTATAGTTTAAATCCATTTTCAGACAAGCCAATTTCACTATCAGAAAGTCAAAATCATCTAAATTGCAACAACTTAAATAGTTTTAGCTTCAAAGCTGATAGTATTATTAATTCCGCAATAAATAAAAATGAGTTTTTAGCAACTTCAACAGCTGTTTATTCAGAAAAATGTGGAAATTGGTTATCTACAGCAGGATTTTTAAATAAAGGAAATCAAGAAAAACCGTCTAAAAATAGTCAGTTCAGAATTGCATCTGTGAGTAAACCAATGACAGCTATTGCTATTCTTCAACTTTACGAAAAAGGAAAAATAAATTTAGATTTACCAATCCAAAACTATTTACCTGAATTTCCAAAAAAGAAAAAAGGAGAAATTACAATTCGTCAATTATTAAATCATACATCTGGAATTCCTCATTACAAATCTGATTTAGGAATTTTCAACTTTACTCACTATGACAATTGCGAAAAAGCTCTTGAAAAATTTGAGAATAGAGAACTAGTTTTTAAACCAGATACTGAATTTTTATATTCATCATTTGGTTACACACTACTTGGTGCAATTTTAGAGAAAGTTTCAGGAAAATCATATCAAACTTATATGCACGAAAATATTTGGAAACCAGCAAATATGACTAACACTAATTTAAAACAGACTAAAACAAATGTTTACATAAAACTCGGAAATCATTTTTACAGAAGTCCAAAAAATGATTTGAGTTACACATATTCTGGTGGAGGAATACAATCAACAGCAGAAGACCTTCTAAAATTTGGAAAAGGTGTCTTAAATTATAAGTTTTTAAATCCTTCGACAACAAAACTAATGATTCAGTTGACTAATAACAGTAAGGAAATGGAATATACTTTCGGATGGGATAATTGGAAAAGTCCTAAATTTGGAAAAGTCATTGAACATAATGGAACACAAGTTGGGTCAAGTAGCTATTTTAGAATATATTTTGATAAAAAAGTGGTAGTTGCTACTTTAGCAAATAATTTGAATTCAAGCGAAGCAGTTCGAAATTTATCAATTAAACTTTCATATCTATTATTAGAAATGGAAAAAGAATAA
- a CDS encoding energy transducer TonB: MKKLNLLFFLSLFSISLFSQSEVKIDKKYFENGNIKSEINFLRKGNKKIREGKSTFWYSTGELKIITNYIKNKLNGERISYWKNGELKRKELFKKGKLKSGKCFDKSGKEIEYYNFEIQPEFPGGKIAFKSFIKKHLTSNSSNTRGKLIFKFTIESNGKTSNVKILKDTNPSLKNEVNNMFNFMPIWKPAKQDGNPVKVKRTIPINFG; encoded by the coding sequence ATGAAAAAATTAAATCTTCTATTTTTTTTAAGTCTGTTTTCCATTTCATTATTTAGTCAAAGTGAAGTTAAAATTGATAAAAAATATTTTGAAAATGGAAATATAAAATCAGAAATAAATTTTCTAAGAAAAGGAAATAAAAAAATAAGGGAAGGAAAAAGCACTTTTTGGTATAGTACTGGTGAATTAAAAATCATTACAAATTATATAAAGAATAAATTAAATGGTGAAAGAATTAGCTATTGGAAAAACGGGGAATTAAAGAGAAAAGAATTATTTAAAAAAGGTAAACTTAAAAGCGGAAAGTGTTTTGACAAAAGTGGAAAAGAAATAGAATACTATAATTTTGAAATTCAGCCGGAATTTCCTGGTGGCAAAATAGCTTTTAAGAGTTTTATTAAAAAACATCTCACTTCTAACAGCTCTAACACAAGAGGAAAGTTAATTTTTAAATTCACAATTGAATCAAATGGAAAAACTTCTAATGTAAAAATACTCAAAGACACGAATCCAAGTTTAAAAAATGAAGTTAATAATATGTTCAATTTTATGCCAATTTGGAAACCAGCAAAACAAGATGGAAACCCAGTAAAAGTAAAGAGAACGATACCTATTAATTTTGGATAA
- the ttcA gene encoding tRNA 2-thiocytidine(32) synthetase TtcA — protein sequence MENLKQVTKKLQRGVAEAIQQFTMIAEGDKIMVCLSGGKDSYAMLNMLLYFQKVAPISFDLVAVNLDQKQPGFPVEVLPTYLSNLKVDYKIIEKNTYKIVMDKTPEGKTTCSLCSRLRRGTLYEAAKDLGCNKLALGHHKNDIIETFFLNFFFAGKMETMPPKFKNDAGDIIVLRPLAFCNESDIETYANFMDFPIIPCNLCGSQENLQRKKVKQMITDWETEFPNRNAIMMNALQNVFPSHLLDKNLYDFDNLESKISEPIATI from the coding sequence ATGGAAAATCTAAAACAAGTAACAAAGAAATTACAGCGTGGCGTTGCAGAAGCTATTCAGCAATTTACAATGATAGCCGAAGGAGATAAAATTATGGTTTGTCTCTCTGGCGGAAAAGACAGTTACGCAATGTTAAACATGTTATTGTATTTCCAAAAAGTAGCGCCTATTTCTTTTGATCTTGTAGCTGTAAATTTAGATCAAAAACAACCTGGTTTTCCGGTAGAAGTATTACCTACTTATTTAAGCAACTTAAAAGTTGATTATAAAATTATAGAGAAAAACACCTATAAGATTGTGATGGACAAAACGCCTGAAGGTAAAACAACCTGTAGCTTATGTTCACGTTTGCGTAGAGGAACTTTATATGAAGCAGCCAAAGATTTAGGTTGTAATAAATTGGCTTTAGGACATCATAAAAACGACATTATAGAAACCTTTTTCTTAAACTTCTTCTTTGCAGGGAAAATGGAAACAATGCCACCAAAATTTAAAAATGATGCTGGTGATATTATTGTTTTAAGACCTTTGGCTTTCTGTAATGAAAGTGATATTGAAACGTATGCCAATTTTATGGACTTCCCTATTATACCGTGTAACTTATGTGGTTCTCAAGAAAACTTACAACGTAAAAAGGTAAAACAAATGATTACCGATTGGGAAACCGAGTTCCCGAATAGAAATGCCATTATGATGAACGCTTTACAAAACGTATTTCCTTCTCATTTATTAGATAAAAATTTATATGATTTTGATAATCTAGAATCTAAAATATCAGAACCTATAGCTACCATTTAG
- a CDS encoding LacI family DNA-binding transcriptional regulator, producing the protein MNKKVTFKEVAELAGVSTQTVSRVTNGGEGVNANTLKKVQEAIDQLGYVPNKGAQLLVRKKAKVFGVITLEMTMEGASSIVNGIRLESEKAGYAISIAVSNSEEENLENAIRELKSQQVDVVFINLPVQKELAENLVAKHKHLPFLFIDVSPEANVSQVAADHYKGAVLIAELMLKHGRKRFALLNGPVHSHAANLRKQAWLDVLKPSDAEIVTVETGDWSAKSGYYETTKLLLQPQNIDTLLVGNDQMALGAIRACAEQKYAVPDQIAVTGFDDTVNSAYYNPPLTTVHQNFLEIGKQAVKQILIQLKNENNISKMVIPVQLIERQSTMPVKENLNSVKEIKDLLQKIQTLLPNS; encoded by the coding sequence ATGAATAAAAAGGTAACATTTAAGGAAGTTGCAGAATTAGCAGGGGTTTCTACACAGACGGTCTCTAGAGTAACTAATGGAGGGGAAGGAGTAAATGCGAATACCTTAAAAAAAGTTCAGGAGGCAATTGATCAATTAGGGTATGTGCCAAATAAAGGAGCTCAGCTTTTAGTACGTAAAAAAGCAAAGGTTTTTGGTGTCATAACATTAGAGATGACCATGGAAGGTGCTTCTAGTATTGTCAATGGAATTCGCTTAGAAAGTGAAAAAGCTGGGTATGCTATATCTATTGCTGTTTCAAATTCTGAAGAGGAAAACTTAGAAAATGCGATACGGGAGTTAAAATCACAGCAAGTAGACGTTGTGTTTATAAATTTACCCGTACAAAAAGAGTTGGCAGAAAATTTAGTAGCAAAACATAAGCATTTACCTTTTTTATTTATAGATGTTTCGCCTGAAGCAAATGTGAGTCAGGTTGCTGCAGACCATTATAAAGGAGCTGTGTTAATTGCCGAGTTAATGTTGAAGCATGGTAGAAAAAGGTTTGCGCTTTTAAATGGACCTGTACATTCGCACGCTGCAAATTTGAGAAAACAAGCTTGGTTAGATGTTTTAAAACCCTCTGATGCCGAAATTGTAACGGTAGAAACAGGAGATTGGAGTGCTAAAAGTGGGTATTATGAAACTACAAAACTACTCTTGCAACCACAAAATATAGATACTTTATTAGTAGGGAATGATCAAATGGCACTGGGAGCTATAAGAGCTTGTGCAGAGCAAAAATATGCCGTACCAGATCAAATTGCGGTAACGGGTTTTGATGATACTGTAAATAGTGCATATTACAATCCGCCATTAACAACCGTTCATCAAAATTTTTTAGAAATAGGGAAACAAGCTGTAAAGCAAATATTAATACAGTTAAAAAATGAAAATAATATTTCTAAAATGGTGATTCCTGTTCAGTTAATCGAGAGACAAAGTACGATGCCTGTAAAAGAAAATTTAAATTCTGTAAAAGAAATTAAAGATTTACTTCAAAAAATACAAACACTTTTACCGAATAGTTAA
- a CDS encoding glycoside hydrolase family 97 protein: protein MKNTFSIMAAALLILFGATTMSAADKKIIVKSPDGKTQAEVTVGKSIFYTISQDGVQVLEPSHLSMTLSDGTIWGLGSKIKNIKTAKVNTIINAHFYKSKTVKDEYNTVKVTFNDYWSLEFRAYNDGVAYRFASTKKGNYEVVSEQAQYKFAHDVETTVPYVYSPGTMEHQLFQSFENQYTRSKISDLDKNRLMFLPLSIESKNQKRITITESDLRNYPGMYLTTSIGKNTMNAFFAPLRNEVEEHTGYNNLQVIVKSRYPFIAKVNGPRSFPWRAAIVTRNDVELANTTMSYKLAAKNVIGDTSWIKPGKVAWDWWNNWNLEGVDFKAGIDNRTYKYYIDFASKNGIEYVILDEGWSVNKVYDLMQVVPEIDIKELVEYAKERNVDIILWAGYYAFDKDMEEVCKHYSEMGVKGFKVDFMNGDDQELVYFNERSAQMCAKYKLIVDLHGTYKPAGLQRTYPNILNFEGVHGLEQMKWQPKECDQVTYDVTFPFIRMISGPVDYTQGAMNNAVKALNTITNEVETQYAPNFSKPMSQGTRTHQFAEYVIFFSPLNMLCDTPTNYEKNPVSTEFIASIPTTWDETITVDGKIGEYIITARRKGDDWYIGGLNNWDAREITINVKEITGKSGSATVFKDGPNADMNGVDFVKKTENIKDTFTVRMAPGGGFVVKI, encoded by the coding sequence ATGAAAAATACATTTTCAATAATGGCAGCAGCATTATTAATTCTTTTTGGAGCGACAACAATGTCTGCAGCGGATAAAAAAATAATCGTAAAATCTCCTGATGGTAAAACACAGGCAGAAGTAACTGTAGGTAAATCTATATTTTACACTATTTCACAAGACGGAGTGCAAGTATTAGAGCCTTCTCATCTTTCTATGACCTTGTCTGATGGAACTATCTGGGGACTAGGCTCTAAAATAAAGAACATTAAAACAGCGAAAGTAAATACGATAATCAATGCTCATTTTTACAAATCTAAAACGGTAAAAGATGAGTATAATACTGTAAAGGTAACATTTAATGATTATTGGAGCTTAGAGTTTAGAGCTTATAATGATGGCGTTGCGTATCGTTTTGCTTCAACAAAAAAAGGAAATTATGAAGTAGTGAGTGAGCAAGCACAGTACAAGTTTGCGCACGATGTAGAAACTACAGTACCGTATGTGTATTCTCCAGGAACTATGGAGCATCAACTTTTTCAATCTTTCGAAAATCAATACACACGTTCTAAAATTTCTGATTTAGATAAAAATAGGTTAATGTTTTTGCCTTTAAGCATCGAGTCTAAAAACCAAAAACGTATTACTATTACAGAAAGTGATTTAAGAAATTATCCAGGAATGTATTTAACCACAAGTATTGGTAAAAATACAATGAATGCTTTTTTTGCTCCTTTAAGAAATGAGGTAGAAGAACATACTGGGTACAATAATTTACAGGTGATTGTAAAGAGTAGATATCCTTTTATAGCCAAAGTAAATGGACCGCGTAGTTTTCCTTGGAGAGCGGCAATTGTAACAAGAAATGATGTGGAGTTGGCAAATACAACCATGTCTTACAAATTAGCTGCTAAAAATGTTATTGGAGATACAAGTTGGATTAAACCAGGAAAAGTTGCTTGGGATTGGTGGAATAACTGGAATTTAGAGGGGGTTGATTTTAAAGCAGGTATTGATAATAGAACGTATAAATATTATATTGATTTTGCTTCAAAAAATGGCATTGAATATGTAATTTTAGATGAAGGTTGGTCTGTTAATAAGGTATATGATTTAATGCAGGTTGTTCCTGAAATTGATATCAAAGAACTGGTTGAGTATGCAAAAGAACGCAATGTAGATATTATTCTGTGGGCGGGTTATTATGCTTTTGACAAAGATATGGAAGAGGTTTGTAAGCATTATAGTGAAATGGGCGTAAAAGGTTTTAAGGTCGATTTTATGAATGGCGATGATCAAGAATTGGTATATTTTAATGAGCGTTCTGCACAAATGTGTGCAAAATATAAATTAATTGTAGATCTTCATGGAACTTATAAACCGGCAGGTTTACAACGCACCTATCCAAATATTTTAAATTTTGAAGGTGTGCATGGTTTAGAGCAAATGAAATGGCAGCCGAAAGAATGTGATCAAGTTACGTATGATGTTACGTTTCCGTTTATTAGAATGATTTCTGGACCTGTAGATTATACGCAAGGTGCTATGAATAATGCGGTAAAGGCTTTAAATACTATTACCAATGAAGTAGAAACCCAATATGCTCCCAACTTCTCAAAACCGATGAGTCAAGGTACTCGTACGCATCAATTTGCGGAATATGTAATTTTCTTTTCTCCTTTAAATATGCTTTGTGATACCCCTACTAATTATGAGAAGAATCCGGTTAGTACAGAATTTATTGCTTCTATTCCTACTACTTGGGATGAAACCATTACTGTAGATGGAAAAATAGGGGAGTATATTATTACAGCTCGTAGAAAAGGAGATGACTGGTATATTGGTGGTTTAAATAACTGGGATGCTCGTGAAATTACCATCAATGTAAAAGAGATTACAGGGAAATCTGGAAGTGCTACTGTTTTTAAAGATGGGCCGAATGCAGATATGAATGGGGTTGATTTTGTGAAAAAAACAGAAAACATAAAAGATACGTTTACAGTACGTATGGCTCCAGGTGGAGGTTTTGTAGTGAAGATATAA